A stretch of the Candidatus Bathyarchaeia archaeon genome encodes the following:
- a CDS encoding diphthine--ammonia ligase — MRAAVLFSGGKDSCLALYYAMGSADVKCLITMLPENPASYMFHTPNIILAGKQAEAIGLPIIMRRTEGEKEAELADLKGAIKEGIELYGIDCVFTGAISSTYQASRIGRVCAELRIECVNPLWGRDPIGLLEEALGRGFHAIVTGVFAMGLEDFIGRRIDEKFIREMMRLWEIYGINPAGEGGEFETFVLDAPFFRRGLIVERSHIQRDGSGGLVLILDEVRVTDKPANHGSNGIGALARLRGP, encoded by the coding sequence ATGAGGGCCGCGGTCCTGTTCTCCGGGGGGAAGGATTCCTGCTTGGCCCTATATTACGCCATGGGATCCGCCGACGTCAAATGTCTAATCACGATGCTCCCGGAGAACCCCGCGAGCTATATGTTCCATACACCGAACATCATCTTAGCGGGCAAGCAGGCTGAGGCGATAGGCCTGCCGATAATCATGAGGCGAACCGAGGGGGAGAAGGAGGCGGAGCTGGCGGATTTGAAAGGAGCCATTAAGGAGGGCATCGAATTATATGGGATCGATTGTGTCTTCACGGGCGCCATCTCCTCAACCTATCAGGCCTCGAGGATCGGCAGGGTTTGCGCCGAGTTGAGGATCGAGTGCGTCAACCCCTTATGGGGGAGGGATCCGATCGGGCTACTGGAGGAGGCCTTGGGGAGGGGCTTCCATGCAATCGTCACAGGGGTCTTCGCGATGGGATTGGAGGATTTCATAGGCAGGAGGATCGATGAGAAATTCATAAGAGAGATGATGAGGTTATGGGAAATATATGGGATAAACCCGGCCGGTGAAGGGGGAGAGTTCGAGACGTTCGTCCTAGATGCTCCCTTCTTCAGGAGGGGGCTGATCGTAGAGAGGAGCCATATCCAAAGGGACGGATCCGGCGGGTTGGTCTTGATCTTGGATGAGGTTAGGGTTACCGATAAGCCAGCAAATCATGGCTCAAATGGCATCGGAGCGTTGGCGCGGCTGCGGGGCCCTTGA
- a CDS encoding ATP-binding protein, which yields MTLQEIKAEDLNPKEFIEQKVREISSIVGNDLAINALSGGVDSSVVTILGHMALGDRLRTYFVENGLMREGEAERVVSIFERLGIRVEVIDAKERFFEALRGLRDPEEKREAITRTFYRDVFGDLVRRSGIRYLLQGTNYTDVEETVAGIKRQHNVLEQLGIDAERRYGYRIIEPLIQLRKPAIRKLARTLGLPEEIWGRPPFPGPALAARIIGEVTPERVEIVRKATKIVEEELSGARPFQCLAILHEDKVTGVREGRREYGWQIEVRCWDSEDATTASPTKLPYETLFGLAERITREVPGVVSVTYNIAKKPPSTIEAV from the coding sequence ATGACACTCCAGGAGATAAAAGCTGAGGATTTGAACCCCAAGGAATTCATAGAGCAGAAGGTTCGGGAGATTTCCTCGATCGTTGGAAACGACCTAGCCATAAACGCCTTATCGGGCGGCGTCGATTCATCCGTCGTCACCATACTAGGGCATATGGCCTTGGGCGATAGGCTCAGGACGTACTTCGTAGAAAACGGATTGATGAGGGAGGGCGAGGCCGAGAGGGTCGTCTCAATCTTCGAGCGGCTTGGGATACGCGTCGAGGTGATCGATGCGAAGGAGCGCTTCTTCGAGGCCCTCAGGGGATTGAGGGATCCGGAGGAGAAGAGGGAGGCCATAACTAGGACCTTCTATAGGGATGTATTCGGCGATTTGGTAAGGAGGAGCGGCATAAGGTATCTCCTTCAGGGGACCAATTATACGGATGTGGAGGAAACGGTCGCCGGCATCAAGAGGCAGCATAACGTCCTCGAGCAGCTGGGGATCGATGCGGAGCGGAGGTATGGCTACAGGATCATAGAGCCCCTGATCCAGCTCAGGAAGCCCGCGATAAGGAAGTTGGCGAGGACCTTGGGCCTGCCGGAGGAGATTTGGGGGAGGCCCCCATTCCCGGGCCCAGCCTTGGCGGCGAGGATCATAGGGGAGGTAACGCCGGAGAGGGTGGAGATCGTCAGGAAGGCCACCAAGATCGTCGAGGAGGAGCTATCCGGCGCGAGGCCGTTCCAATGTCTCGCGATCCTACATGAGGACAAGGTAACGGGCGTGAGGGAGGGGAGGAGGGAGTATGGGTGGCAGATAGAGGTGAGGTGTTGGGATAGCGAGGACGCGACGACCGCCTCCCCAACGAAACTTCCCTATGAAACTCTATTCGGACTGGCCGAGAGGATCACGAGGGAGGTCCCCGGCGTGGTCAGCGTTACCTATAACATAGCCAAGAAGCCCCCATCAACGATCGAAGCCGTTTGA
- a CDS encoding Mov34/MPN/PAD-1 family protein, which translates to MTRRISLKRDLLEGILAYSRDIHPKEAILLLRGRVEGDSITIEEVVVPPLAIHGLGFSDFNPYAVPFDPSIIGLFHTHPSGIPEPSAEDLNHFYGIVMIIAAYPYRSEVDVKAFDGAGEELKLEVAEGVRGSSRALMRRRVRG; encoded by the coding sequence ATGACAAGGAGGATTTCGCTCAAGAGGGATCTTCTGGAGGGGATCCTAGCCTATTCTAGGGATATCCATCCCAAGGAGGCCATATTGCTGCTCAGGGGCAGGGTGGAGGGCGATTCGATAACGATAGAGGAGGTCGTGGTCCCGCCGCTGGCCATCCATGGCCTCGGCTTCTCGGATTTCAACCCCTACGCCGTTCCATTCGATCCCTCCATCATAGGCCTCTTCCATACGCATCCCTCGGGCATCCCGGAGCCCTCCGCGGAGGACCTGAACCATTTCTACGGAATCGTCATGATCATAGCCGCATATCCCTATCGCTCCGAGGTCGACGTCAAGGCGTTTGATGGAGCGGGCGAAGAGTTGAAGCTCGAGGTGGCAGAGGGGGTTCGGGGATCCTCGAGGGCCCTCATGAGGAGAAGAGTTAGGGGATGA
- a CDS encoding glycosyltransferase family 2 protein, whose protein sequence is MDGAEWVSIIIPVKGWSPILDLTLERLLSDPFRPKEFIVVVDDPNELTEAARLRFEPRGVRFLLNERRLGKAESLNRAIPMAKGEILLFLDADVLVPEGEILGKVAKAMEGIDLLEIKKDVFDEALLQRMVRYEYLEAAAISQAFSVLAGGCPAINGAAFAIRRGTLERLGGFARAISEDFELCTRAMRVGAKFKHISSISVKTGAPANFSEWWGQRRRWGVGLGEWIKANAKDLLKYAIAYPRMLLAGLSIAMPLAAYALFAHILSDRWPDPVVELLILAMSTGLTSPLDFPPFLASLLARALLAMVSSYAILSIAFFAISKKLGFDFNPIEFALFLFIYQPISLLVLAFWAAVGIVGIRPRMDWVV, encoded by the coding sequence ATGGATGGGGCCGAGTGGGTGAGCATCATAATCCCGGTCAAGGGATGGTCCCCGATCTTGGATCTCACCTTGGAGAGGCTCCTCTCGGATCCCTTCCGGCCCAAGGAGTTTATCGTGGTCGTTGACGATCCGAACGAACTGACCGAGGCCGCTCGCCTCAGGTTTGAGCCAAGGGGGGTAAGGTTCCTCCTGAACGAGCGGAGGCTCGGTAAGGCTGAATCCCTCAATAGGGCGATCCCGATGGCCAAGGGAGAGATATTGCTCTTCTTGGACGCGGACGTCCTCGTCCCGGAGGGCGAGATCTTGGGCAAGGTGGCGAAGGCCATGGAGGGCATCGATTTGCTCGAGATAAAGAAGGATGTATTCGATGAGGCGCTCCTCCAAAGGATGGTAAGGTATGAGTATCTGGAGGCTGCCGCCATTAGCCAAGCTTTCTCCGTATTGGCCGGCGGTTGCCCCGCCATTAACGGCGCTGCCTTCGCGATAAGGAGGGGAACTTTGGAACGGCTCGGCGGCTTCGCGAGGGCCATATCCGAGGACTTCGAGTTATGCACCAGAGCCATGAGGGTCGGGGCCAAGTTCAAGCACATCAGCTCAATATCCGTTAAGACCGGGGCGCCGGCAAATTTTAGCGAATGGTGGGGGCAAAGGAGGCGCTGGGGTGTCGGCTTGGGCGAATGGATCAAGGCGAATGCCAAGGACCTGCTGAAGTATGCCATCGCCTATCCGCGGATGCTCCTCGCCGGCCTTTCGATAGCGATGCCCTTGGCGGCCTACGCCCTATTTGCCCATATCCTCTCGGATCGATGGCCAGACCCGGTTGTCGAGTTGTTGATCCTCGCAATGAGCACCGGGCTCACATCCCCCCTCGATTTCCCCCCATTCCTCGCATCCCTATTGGCCCGAGCGCTCTTGGCAATGGTCTCCAGCTATGCAATCCTCTCAATAGCCTTCTTCGCCATATCAAAGAAGCTTGGATTCGATTTCAACCCGATCGAGTTCGCCTTATTCCTATTCATTTATCAGCCGATCTCGCTGCTCGTTTTGGCGTTTTGGGCCGCTGTGGGGATTGTGGGCATCAGGCCGAGGATGGATTGGGTCGTTTAG
- a CDS encoding glycosyltransferase 87 family protein: MGLQGIWDRNRGLLTLMAGMTAVFAFNIWEHMPLIVPNHYTDVASVFWRDGIGRGPHLLPYRDFTFEYPVLVGLLVWICSYLGRLAGDFSVAMNYYVLAMDMFLYAFTAGALVALHRLCKLTGVGEDRIWKAFLIMPSFLMFPVYNWDMIAVCLALWAIYFLISGRPSLSAISLGLGMAGKLYPAVLLPALALEESTWGRRIGYAALALISFLIPNLPFMVMNFNGWMSTWTYHYDWGIEDSWLIYVFHQFDKNAKYAALAVMAYLVYKGLIETAKRPYPSRAARVIERSFLMASAWLLGSYVVTPQMALFLLPFFTLMPHLPLPIAYLGDVFNALIIVFWFTLQGWKIDPLAPTSITQIFSLLRQAVWFSLFLYALFPDRFMAALSGLFERIRLEPAQGRARG; this comes from the coding sequence ATGGGCCTTCAGGGCATATGGGATCGCAATCGCGGCCTCCTGACCCTCATGGCCGGAATGACGGCCGTATTTGCCTTCAATATCTGGGAGCATATGCCCCTCATAGTTCCGAACCATTATACTGACGTTGCATCCGTTTTTTGGAGGGATGGGATAGGCCGAGGACCCCACCTCCTCCCCTATAGGGATTTCACGTTCGAATACCCAGTCCTAGTGGGCCTCTTGGTATGGATATGCTCCTATTTGGGGCGATTGGCGGGGGATTTCTCCGTAGCCATGAACTACTATGTCCTAGCCATGGATATGTTCCTTTACGCGTTCACGGCCGGAGCCCTCGTAGCCCTTCATAGGCTATGTAAGCTGACGGGCGTTGGCGAGGATAGGATTTGGAAGGCATTCTTGATTATGCCCTCCTTCCTCATGTTCCCCGTATACAATTGGGATATGATAGCCGTCTGCCTCGCCCTTTGGGCGATTTACTTCCTCATTTCCGGGAGGCCATCCCTCTCCGCGATCAGCCTAGGCCTTGGGATGGCTGGGAAGCTCTATCCCGCCGTCCTGTTGCCGGCCTTGGCGCTCGAGGAATCCACTTGGGGCCGGAGGATCGGGTACGCGGCCTTGGCATTGATCTCCTTTCTGATCCCGAACCTCCCGTTCATGGTCATGAACTTCAACGGATGGATGAGTACTTGGACTTATCATTACGATTGGGGCATCGAGGACTCTTGGCTGATCTACGTATTCCATCAATTCGACAAGAACGCCAAATATGCGGCATTGGCCGTTATGGCTTATTTGGTCTACAAGGGCTTGATCGAGACCGCGAAGAGGCCCTATCCCTCGAGGGCGGCTAGGGTGATAGAGCGGTCGTTCCTGATGGCCTCCGCTTGGTTATTGGGCTCCTACGTGGTAACGCCACAAATGGCGCTCTTCCTCCTCCCCTTCTTCACCCTCATGCCCCACCTCCCGCTTCCAATCGCCTATTTGGGCGATGTCTTCAACGCACTCATCATAGTCTTTTGGTTCACGTTGCAGGGATGGAAGATCGATCCATTGGCGCCGACCAGCATAACTCAGATATTCTCGCTCCTTAGGCAAGCGGTTTGGTTCTCCCTATTCCTCTACGCCCTCTTCCCGGATCGCTTCATGGCGGCCCTCAGCGGGCTCTTCGAGAGGATCCGCCTCGAACCTGCTCAGGGGCGCGCCCGAGGATAG
- a CDS encoding class II aldolase/adducin family protein: protein MDEWALREEVASICRRVYERGLTSASGGNASARLSEREFIIKPSGFSMGEVGAEDLVVVDMKGELLRGSHRPSSEARMHAAIYRVLPEAGGIIHAHPPAALAFAVAMIPLKPVTEQSEWYLGEVPIIPRIRFGTEELAEAVGEMAKRKSAELRAHGIGILLSGHGAVAIGKSLKEAFFSMELIEETARATLGAAILGRAPEQVRGGSSRRAR from the coding sequence TTGGATGAATGGGCGCTCAGGGAGGAGGTTGCGTCAATATGCCGAAGGGTCTACGAGAGGGGCCTAACGTCTGCATCCGGCGGCAACGCGAGCGCTAGGCTCTCGGAGCGGGAGTTCATAATAAAGCCCTCCGGGTTCTCCATGGGCGAGGTGGGGGCGGAGGACCTCGTGGTCGTGGATATGAAGGGGGAGCTCCTCAGAGGTTCCCATAGGCCCTCTTCAGAGGCGAGGATGCATGCCGCCATATATAGGGTCCTCCCGGAGGCTGGAGGGATAATCCACGCCCATCCCCCGGCCGCCCTAGCCTTCGCCGTGGCAATGATCCCCCTCAAGCCCGTAACGGAGCAGAGCGAATGGTACCTTGGCGAAGTCCCCATTATACCGCGCATCCGATTCGGGACGGAGGAGCTCGCCGAGGCCGTGGGAGAGATGGCCAAGCGGAAATCGGCGGAGCTCAGGGCCCATGGCATAGGGATCCTCTTGAGCGGCCACGGAGCCGTGGCCATAGGCAAAAGCCTCAAGGAGGCCTTTTTCTCGATGGAGCTCATTGAGGAAACGGCCCGGGCTACCTTGGGCGCCGCTATCCTCGGGCGCGCCCCTGAGCAGGTTCGAGGCGGATCCTCTCGAAGAGCCCGCTGA
- a CDS encoding Tm-1-like ATP-binding domain-containing protein has translation MGVIKRAVALIATLDTKGAEAEYIRRRLEGLGLGVVVIDVSMKGDPKVSKPDVTSREVAEAASMSIDRIRAMHRHEAVEAMALGLQRICSKLYESGRIAGAIGIGGADGAIVAGSGMRALPLGIAKVLITPAMGLAEPLADTKDLVLYHSVADVTGLNALTRRIFDNAASALAGMMKGGAGALEPRGLIGATMFGHTTPAVMAAKEGLERKGYEVAIFAPGFKSGKAMEELLERGAFKAILDMTVKDYGDEMFGGVHRESGLRRLKLAAEMGIPILLSPGCANFIALRVEPGREFRLPRRFKGRGYVRFNPAFVHVRASKEEMEKLGHAIAAILNRAKGPAVVLFPLRGLSMYDSPGEGLHDPEGDRALLGALRSRLAPSVRLVELDAHINDAYVANAAVEHLTSMLDRMR, from the coding sequence TTGGGGGTTATTAAGAGGGCTGTAGCCCTCATCGCGACTTTGGATACGAAGGGCGCGGAGGCCGAATACATAAGGCGGAGGCTCGAGGGCTTGGGCCTCGGGGTGGTGGTCATCGACGTGAGCATGAAGGGGGATCCCAAGGTATCGAAGCCCGACGTAACCAGCCGGGAGGTCGCCGAGGCCGCATCGATGAGCATCGATCGGATCAGAGCGATGCATAGGCACGAGGCGGTTGAGGCGATGGCCCTTGGCCTTCAGAGGATTTGTTCGAAACTTTATGAATCCGGGCGGATCGCGGGGGCCATTGGGATCGGGGGAGCCGATGGAGCGATCGTAGCCGGCTCGGGGATGAGGGCCCTTCCCCTCGGAATCGCGAAGGTCCTGATAACACCGGCGATGGGATTGGCGGAGCCCTTGGCCGATACCAAGGACTTGGTCCTTTATCACTCGGTTGCCGACGTAACCGGGCTCAACGCGCTGACGAGGCGGATATTCGATAACGCGGCCAGCGCGCTAGCGGGAATGATGAAGGGCGGCGCTGGGGCCTTGGAACCGAGGGGGCTCATAGGGGCAACAATGTTCGGCCATACGACACCAGCGGTAATGGCCGCCAAGGAAGGTCTTGAGAGGAAGGGGTATGAGGTCGCCATCTTCGCGCCCGGCTTCAAAAGCGGGAAGGCCATGGAGGAGTTGCTCGAGCGAGGGGCCTTCAAGGCGATCTTGGATATGACCGTGAAGGATTACGGGGATGAGATGTTCGGTGGCGTGCACAGGGAGTCGGGGCTCAGGAGGCTCAAGCTGGCGGCCGAGATGGGGATCCCGATCCTCCTCTCCCCCGGATGCGCGAACTTCATAGCCCTGAGGGTCGAGCCGGGGAGGGAGTTCAGGCTCCCAAGGAGGTTCAAGGGCAGAGGCTACGTCAGGTTCAACCCGGCCTTCGTCCACGTTAGGGCCTCCAAGGAGGAGATGGAGAAGCTGGGCCATGCCATAGCCGCGATCCTTAATAGGGCCAAAGGGCCCGCGGTCGTGCTCTTCCCGTTGAGGGGCCTCTCCATGTATGATTCGCCGGGTGAGGGCCTCCACGATCCGGAAGGGGATAGGGCCCTCTTGGGCGCCCTCAGGAGCCGATTGGCGCCGAGCGTGAGGCTGGTGGAGTTGGATGCCCACATAAACGATGCCTATGTGGCGAACGCCGCGGTTGAGCATTTAACCTCGATGCTGGACCGTATGCGTTAA
- a CDS encoding glycosyltransferase family 39 protein, whose product MNVARIILGLPHDPDVYQGAAPGLDPNLEHPPLAKLIIALSMRLIGDNAYGYRLPSVAFGVASIFLFYLILKRLSRNSAIAFLGTFALSFDNLFFVHGRIATLDISMLAFMLMGFYLYLIGRPYMSAIAMALSSLCKLGGIYGALVIMAFHLFSAYLSSRKEGRGMDLIPLLKWIERYALVFALSFLIGLGLLDWFWTKYKNPIEHLSFILTYTRALTRPVPTGIESYPWQWLLNEVKIPYLTVNVNILENGIVKETRQAVAFVGAMNPFIIYLCIPSMAYMIYKAIHSGDGYSLFMALWFSLTYLPFLPFSLIWHRIMYIFYFLLALPSVCGAISYAILDQRPPKIAVFIYMAAIIAGFYLLFPFKSIP is encoded by the coding sequence GTGAACGTCGCCCGGATAATCTTGGGCCTGCCCCACGACCCAGACGTCTATCAGGGCGCGGCGCCGGGCCTAGATCCGAACTTGGAGCATCCGCCGCTCGCCAAGCTTATCATAGCCCTCTCCATGAGGCTGATCGGGGATAACGCCTACGGTTATAGGTTGCCCAGCGTTGCCTTCGGCGTTGCCTCCATATTCCTCTTCTACCTAATCCTGAAGAGGTTATCCAGAAATTCCGCGATCGCGTTCTTGGGAACATTCGCGCTGAGCTTCGATAACCTATTCTTCGTCCATGGGAGGATCGCCACCTTGGACATCTCGATGCTGGCGTTCATGCTCATGGGCTTCTACCTCTACTTGATCGGGAGGCCTTACATGAGCGCCATCGCCATGGCGCTCAGCTCCCTTTGCAAGCTCGGCGGGATCTACGGGGCCTTGGTTATAATGGCGTTCCACCTCTTCAGCGCCTATCTATCCTCGAGGAAGGAGGGCCGGGGGATGGATCTGATCCCCCTGCTCAAATGGATCGAGCGATACGCGCTGGTCTTCGCTCTCTCGTTCCTCATAGGTTTGGGCCTCTTGGATTGGTTCTGGACCAAATACAAGAACCCGATCGAGCACCTATCCTTTATACTCACCTATACTAGGGCCTTGACGAGGCCCGTTCCAACCGGGATAGAGAGCTATCCTTGGCAATGGCTCCTGAACGAGGTGAAGATACCGTATTTGACGGTGAACGTGAACATATTGGAGAACGGCATTGTTAAGGAAACTAGGCAGGCGGTAGCGTTCGTGGGAGCCATGAACCCCTTCATAATATACCTTTGCATACCTTCCATGGCCTATATGATCTATAAGGCCATCCACTCAGGCGATGGATATTCGCTCTTCATGGCGCTTTGGTTCTCGCTGACCTATCTCCCGTTCCTCCCCTTCTCCCTGATCTGGCATAGGATAATGTACATATTCTATTTCCTCCTAGCACTCCCGAGCGTATGCGGAGCGATTTCCTACGCGATATTGGATCAAAGGCCCCCGAAGATAGCCGTTTTTATTTACATGGCGGCAATCATCGCTGGCTTCTATCTTTTATTCCCATTTAAATCGATCCCGTGA
- the ahcY gene encoding adenosylhomocysteinase — protein MTGYKVRDPSLAASGRDSIRWAEGLMPVLLKLRERFASSKPLKGIRIGACLHVTKETAVLVRTLLAGGADVSLCASNPLSTQDDVAAALAEEGVNVYAWRGESEEEYYDCIRMVLKDCPRITMDDGGDLTVLAHEEFGQLAGDILGGTEETTSGVHRIKALEADGILKYPVIAVNDAFTKYLFDNRYGTGQSAIDGIIRATGILLAGKRLVVCGYGWCGKGIAQRAKGMGAQVIVTEISPLRALEAVMDGFQVMPMEEAARIGDIFVTATGNIGVIRAEHMALMKSGAIMANAGHFDVEVDVKALASISISKRRVRPHVDEYLLRDGRKLYLLAEGRLVNLAAAEGHPGEVMMMSFSNQALSVEYLVKRGETLEPRVHRVPEELDEEVARLSIECMGIRIDEPTEEQRSYMKRWGRA, from the coding sequence ATGACGGGATATAAGGTGAGGGATCCTTCCCTAGCGGCCTCTGGAAGGGATTCGATAAGATGGGCCGAGGGGCTCATGCCGGTCCTATTGAAGTTGAGGGAGAGGTTCGCCTCCTCAAAACCATTAAAGGGGATCAGGATCGGCGCCTGCTTGCATGTGACCAAGGAAACGGCCGTTCTCGTGAGGACGCTCTTGGCCGGCGGGGCCGATGTCTCGCTCTGCGCTTCGAACCCGCTATCGACGCAAGACGACGTGGCCGCGGCCTTGGCCGAGGAGGGCGTCAACGTATACGCTTGGAGGGGAGAGAGCGAAGAGGAGTATTATGATTGCATAAGAATGGTGCTCAAGGATTGCCCGCGGATAACGATGGACGACGGCGGGGATTTGACCGTGCTCGCCCACGAGGAGTTCGGCCAGCTCGCCGGGGATATCTTGGGCGGCACAGAGGAAACAACCAGCGGGGTACATAGGATCAAGGCCCTTGAGGCTGACGGAATCCTAAAATACCCGGTCATAGCCGTCAACGACGCCTTCACGAAATATCTCTTCGATAACAGATATGGGACGGGCCAGAGCGCGATAGATGGGATAATCAGGGCGACCGGGATCCTATTGGCCGGAAAGAGGCTCGTGGTTTGCGGTTACGGATGGTGTGGGAAGGGGATAGCTCAGAGGGCCAAGGGGATGGGTGCCCAAGTCATAGTCACCGAGATCAGCCCCTTGAGGGCCCTCGAGGCCGTGATGGATGGTTTTCAGGTGATGCCGATGGAGGAGGCCGCTAGGATCGGGGATATATTCGTAACTGCCACGGGCAACATCGGCGTCATAAGAGCGGAGCACATGGCCTTGATGAAAAGCGGGGCCATAATGGCCAACGCCGGGCATTTCGACGTCGAGGTGGACGTCAAGGCCTTGGCCTCCATCTCGATCTCCAAGAGGCGGGTAAGGCCCCACGTGGATGAGTATTTGCTGCGGGATGGGAGGAAGCTCTACCTTTTGGCAGAGGGGAGGCTCGTAAATTTAGCGGCTGCGGAGGGGCATCCGGGGGAGGTCATGATGATGTCCTTTTCCAATCAAGCCCTCTCGGTCGAATATCTGGTCAAGAGGGGGGAGACCTTGGAGCCGAGGGTTCATCGAGTCCCTGAGGAATTGGATGAGGAAGTCGCTAGGCTTTCGATAGAGTGCATGGGGATACGGATCGATGAGCCCACTGAGGAGCAAAGATCCTATATGAAGCGATGGGGGAGAGCCTAG